One window of Streptomyces sp. SUK 48 genomic DNA carries:
- a CDS encoding thiolase family protein — MRPVHFAAARRTPIGKLRGALSSVRPDDLAAAVIRQLVAEVPTLDPARIDDVYWGAANQAGEDNRNVARMAALLAGLPESVPGATVNRLCASGLEAVTTAARTIAAGEADIVIAGGSESMSRAPFVLPRPDEALPHRMETFDTRLGWRLTNPAMKDLHGVLAMGETAEEVATRHGISRERQDEFALRSHQLAAAARKNGLFADEILPVERPDGIVVEQDECIREDTSLEKLARLKPVYRAGGTVTAGNTSPMNDGAAGLLLVSEEALGELGLESLGRYVAGASAGVHPDVMGIGPVPATRKVLARAGWQVGDLQEAEFNEAFAAQVLACVDQLGIDPGLINPTGGALALGHPLGSSGARILTTLLHRMRRTGAERGLATMCVGVGQGSAVLVERH; from the coding sequence GTGCGTCCCGTCCACTTCGCGGCAGCCCGCCGTACCCCCATCGGCAAGCTGCGTGGCGCCCTCTCGTCCGTCCGGCCCGACGACCTCGCGGCGGCCGTGATCCGCCAACTGGTCGCCGAGGTGCCCACGCTCGACCCCGCCCGGATCGACGACGTCTACTGGGGCGCCGCCAACCAGGCCGGTGAGGACAACCGCAACGTCGCCCGGATGGCCGCCCTGCTCGCGGGCCTGCCCGAGTCCGTGCCCGGCGCCACCGTCAACCGGCTGTGCGCCTCCGGCCTCGAAGCCGTCACCACGGCCGCCCGCACCATCGCCGCGGGCGAGGCCGACATCGTGATCGCCGGCGGCTCCGAGTCCATGAGCCGCGCCCCGTTCGTGCTGCCCCGCCCCGACGAGGCCCTGCCGCACCGGATGGAGACCTTCGACACCCGGCTCGGCTGGCGCCTGACCAACCCCGCCATGAAGGACCTGCACGGCGTGCTCGCCATGGGCGAGACCGCCGAGGAGGTCGCCACCCGGCACGGCATCTCCCGGGAGCGGCAGGACGAGTTCGCGCTGCGCAGCCACCAACTCGCCGCGGCGGCGCGCAAGAACGGCCTGTTCGCGGACGAGATCCTGCCCGTCGAACGCCCCGACGGCATCGTGGTCGAGCAGGACGAGTGCATCCGCGAGGACACCTCGCTGGAGAAGCTGGCCCGCCTCAAGCCGGTCTACCGCGCGGGCGGCACGGTCACCGCGGGCAACACCTCGCCGATGAACGACGGCGCGGCGGGTCTGCTCCTGGTCAGCGAGGAGGCCCTCGGCGAACTGGGCCTCGAATCCCTCGGCCGGTATGTCGCCGGCGCCTCCGCGGGCGTCCACCCCGACGTCATGGGCATCGGACCGGTGCCCGCCACCCGCAAGGTGCTCGCACGGGCCGGCTGGCAGGTCGGCGACCTCCAGGAGGCCGAGTTCAACGAGGCGTTCGCCGCCCAGGTCCTCGCCTGCGTCGACCAGCTCGGCATCGACCCCGGCCTGATCAACCCCACCGGCGGCGCCCTCGCCCTCGGCCACCCCCTCGGCTCCTCCGGCGCCCGTATCCTGACCACCCTGCTCCACCGCATGCGCCGCACCGGCGCCGAACGCGGCCTGGCCACCATGTGCGTGGGCGTGGGCCAGGGCAGCGCGGTGCTGGTCGAGAGGCACTAG
- a CDS encoding DUF309 domain-containing protein produces the protein MTNAGDGEARDRDAEGRARSARPRDGLGRPLPYGAEGVPRQPEGVVRAPRETVAEAQALLDAGRPFHAHEVFEDAWKSGPEDERALWRGLAQLAVGLTHAARGNAVGGARLLRRGAGAVEEWERGSGEDRPYGVDLAGVVRWARELAGRVEAGGGPVDAVVEAPRLGP, from the coding sequence ATGACGAACGCGGGTGACGGCGAGGCGAGGGACCGGGACGCGGAGGGGCGGGCCCGCAGTGCGCGGCCGCGGGACGGGCTCGGGCGGCCGTTGCCGTACGGCGCCGAGGGGGTGCCGCGGCAGCCGGAGGGTGTCGTCAGGGCGCCCCGCGAGACGGTCGCGGAGGCTCAGGCGCTGCTCGACGCGGGCCGGCCGTTCCACGCGCACGAGGTGTTCGAGGACGCCTGGAAGTCGGGGCCCGAGGACGAGCGCGCCCTGTGGCGGGGGCTGGCCCAGCTGGCGGTGGGGCTCACCCACGCGGCCCGGGGCAACGCGGTCGGCGGGGCGCGGCTGCTGCGGCGCGGCGCGGGCGCGGTCGAGGAGTGGGAGCGGGGCAGCGGCGAGGACCGGCCGTACGGGGTGGATCTCGCCGGGGTCGTCCGGTGGGCGCGGGAGCTGGCCGGGAGGGTGGAGGCCGGGGGCGGGCCCGTGGACGCCGTGGTGGAGGCGCCCAGGCTCGGGCCCTGA
- a CDS encoding DUF3140 domain-containing protein, translated as MADALETEALWAEFHHVVNMTSTELAAWLSVRDAEEHTEPLPDETGSATGRHVLAILQKRRTDLTDDDVRVMFEVVDTVGDLVDGADGPEPERSPQATRRRHRLMTLGHDPLKP; from the coding sequence GTGGCCGATGCCCTGGAGACCGAGGCGTTGTGGGCGGAGTTCCACCACGTGGTGAACATGACCTCGACAGAGCTCGCGGCCTGGCTCAGCGTCCGCGACGCCGAGGAGCACACGGAGCCGCTGCCCGACGAGACGGGCAGCGCGACCGGCCGGCACGTCCTCGCGATCCTCCAGAAGCGCCGCACCGATCTCACCGACGACGACGTCCGCGTGATGTTCGAGGTCGTGGACACCGTCGGTGATCTGGTGGACGGGGCGGACGGGCCGGAACCGGAGCGGTCGCCGCAGGCCACCCGGCGGCGGCACCGGCTGATGACGCTGGGCCACGACCCGCTCAAGCCGTAG
- a CDS encoding aldo/keto reductase — MNTAATAGTWKLGDLEVNRVGYGAMRLTGNGMMGNSDGPPIDRAAAVALLHRAFALGVDHLDTAAFYFSPLRSANELVSRALAGWDGEVTVATKVGPGRDAGGEWLPMARPDQLRGQVEENLRQLGRDRLDVVYLRRNGPGMESVAEHFGALAELRRAGLIRHLGLSNVRPEHVTEALAIAPVVAVQNSYGLDWRRADESGLVDLCGERGIAFVPFFAVSGLRREASAGRESDARVRSVARAHGATPAQVRLAWTLHRGPHVLAIPGTTDPAHLAENVGAGALRLSGEDLALLGSPPAGGDDAS; from the coding sequence ATGAACACAGCGGCGACGGCGGGGACGTGGAAGCTCGGGGACCTGGAGGTGAACCGCGTCGGCTACGGCGCGATGCGGCTGACGGGCAACGGAATGATGGGGAACTCCGACGGCCCGCCGATCGACCGCGCCGCCGCCGTCGCCCTGCTGCACCGCGCGTTCGCGCTGGGGGTCGACCACCTCGACACGGCCGCCTTCTACTTCTCCCCGCTGCGGTCCGCGAACGAGCTGGTCAGCCGCGCCCTCGCGGGCTGGGACGGCGAGGTGACCGTGGCGACCAAGGTCGGGCCGGGCCGGGACGCCGGCGGTGAGTGGCTGCCCATGGCGCGCCCCGACCAGCTGCGCGGGCAGGTCGAGGAGAATCTGCGCCAGCTCGGCCGGGACCGGCTGGACGTGGTGTATCTGCGCCGTAACGGCCCCGGCATGGAGTCGGTCGCCGAACACTTCGGCGCCCTGGCCGAGTTGCGCCGGGCGGGCCTGATCCGGCACCTCGGGCTCTCGAACGTCCGCCCGGAGCACGTGACCGAGGCCCTGGCGATCGCGCCCGTGGTCGCCGTGCAGAACTCCTACGGCCTGGACTGGCGCCGCGCCGACGAGAGCGGGCTGGTGGACCTGTGCGGGGAGCGGGGCATCGCCTTCGTGCCGTTCTTCGCCGTCTCCGGTCTGCGGCGCGAGGCGTCCGCGGGCCGGGAGAGCGACGCGCGGGTCCGTTCCGTCGCCCGCGCCCACGGCGCCACACCGGCCCAGGTGCGGCTCGCCTGGACCCTGCATCGCGGGCCGCATGTGCTGGCCATCCCCGGCACCACCGACCCGGCCCATCTCGCGGAGAACGTCGGGGCCGGAGCCCTGCGGCTGTCCGGGGAGGACCTGGCCCTGCTCGGGAGCCCGCCGGCCGGGGGTGACGACGCGTCCTAG
- a CDS encoding endonuclease, translating to MNRDERVVRELVSGYGRTYAEEAGIRLADTPQPLYRLLVLSLLLSARIRASVAVAAARALHEDRLDSPRRMADADWQQRVDALGRGGYRRYDERTATQLGDGAELLSERWGGDLRRLHEEAHGDTGALKRLLQEEPGVGPAGADIFLREAQRVWPEVGPYLDGKALDGADRLGLPKDPDRLTELAGDTEPAVLAAALVRAALDKDVAEDCLQRAA from the coding sequence ATGAACCGGGACGAACGCGTCGTACGGGAGCTGGTGTCCGGGTACGGGCGGACCTACGCCGAGGAGGCGGGGATCCGGCTGGCGGACACCCCGCAGCCGCTGTACCGGCTGCTGGTGCTGTCACTGCTGCTGAGCGCCCGCATTCGGGCCTCGGTGGCGGTGGCCGCCGCCCGCGCCCTGCACGAGGACCGGCTGGACAGTCCGCGCCGGATGGCCGACGCGGACTGGCAGCAGCGGGTCGACGCGCTGGGCCGGGGCGGCTACCGGCGCTACGACGAGCGGACCGCCACCCAACTCGGTGACGGCGCGGAACTGTTGAGCGAGCGCTGGGGCGGGGATCTGCGCCGGCTGCACGAGGAGGCGCACGGCGACACCGGGGCGCTGAAGCGGCTGCTCCAGGAGGAGCCGGGGGTCGGCCCGGCGGGCGCCGACATCTTTCTGCGCGAGGCGCAGCGGGTCTGGCCGGAAGTGGGCCCCTATCTGGACGGCAAGGCCCTGGACGGCGCGGACCGGCTCGGCCTGCCGAAGGACCCGGACCGGCTGACGGAGCTGGCCGGGGACACCGAACCGGCCGTGCTGGCCGCCGCGTTGGTGCGGGCGGCGCTCGACAAGGACGTGGCCGAGGACTGCCTCCAGCGCGCCGCGTGA
- the cobF gene encoding precorrin-6A synthase (deacetylating) produces MREIHVIGIGAGDPEQLTLQAVRALRGTDVFFLLDKGAEKSDLTRLRLDILDAHLPEGSYRVVEARDPERDRRAGGSAYSPAVGDWRSARAGIYERMIAEELGEDQTGAFLVWGDPALYDSTIGILDEVLARGAVSFGYDVVPGVSSVSALVARHRTGLNRVARPVQITTGRRLAEGFPQGVDDVVVMLDAHQTFRHYADEDIDIYWGAYIGTPDEILVSGPLAEAGPEIERVRAEARERKGWIMDTYLLRRNPGNPGSPGNPGER; encoded by the coding sequence GTGCGAGAGATTCATGTCATCGGTATCGGCGCGGGCGACCCCGAGCAGCTGACCCTCCAGGCGGTCAGGGCGCTGCGCGGCACGGATGTGTTCTTCCTGCTCGACAAGGGCGCGGAGAAAAGCGACCTCACCCGGCTTCGCCTGGACATATTGGACGCGCATCTGCCCGAGGGCTCGTACCGGGTGGTCGAGGCCCGGGATCCGGAGCGGGACCGCAGGGCGGGCGGGTCGGCGTACTCTCCGGCCGTCGGGGACTGGCGCAGCGCCCGCGCCGGTATCTACGAGCGGATGATCGCCGAGGAGTTGGGCGAGGACCAGACCGGCGCCTTCCTGGTCTGGGGTGACCCGGCGCTGTACGACAGCACGATCGGGATTCTGGACGAGGTGCTGGCGCGGGGCGCGGTCTCCTTCGGGTACGACGTGGTGCCCGGTGTCAGCAGCGTCTCCGCGCTGGTCGCCCGTCATCGCACCGGCCTGAACCGGGTCGCCCGGCCCGTGCAGATCACCACCGGGCGGCGGCTCGCCGAGGGCTTCCCCCAGGGGGTGGACGACGTGGTCGTGATGCTCGACGCGCACCAGACCTTCCGGCATTACGCGGACGAGGACATCGACATCTACTGGGGCGCCTACATAGGCACCCCGGACGAGATCCTCGTCTCCGGACCCCTCGCCGAGGCGGGCCCCGAGATCGAGCGGGTGCGGGCGGAGGCCCGGGAGCGCAAGGGGTGGATCATGGACACGTATCTGCTGCGGCGCAATCCCGGGAACCCCGGGAGCCCCGGCAACCCCGGGGAGCGGTAG
- a CDS encoding DNA starvation/stationary phase protection protein encodes MTVVKSTLTEKDLGVTAPALQDTLVDLLGLSLIGKQAHWNIVGPRFRSIHLQLDEVVATARAHSDTVAERAAALGVSPDGRPETIAATFALPGTKDGWLRDTEVVDLMVSTLEAAIGRLRERITATEKADPVTQDLLISITADLEKERWMFAAESQAN; translated from the coding sequence ATGACCGTGGTGAAGAGCACGCTGACCGAGAAGGACCTCGGCGTCACCGCGCCCGCGCTCCAGGACACCCTGGTGGATCTGCTGGGCCTGTCGTTGATCGGGAAGCAGGCGCACTGGAACATCGTCGGTCCCCGGTTCCGCTCGATCCACCTCCAGCTGGACGAGGTGGTGGCGACGGCCCGCGCGCACTCCGACACGGTCGCCGAGCGTGCCGCCGCGCTGGGCGTGTCGCCGGACGGCCGGCCCGAGACGATCGCGGCGACCTTCGCGCTGCCCGGGACCAAGGACGGCTGGCTGCGGGACACCGAGGTGGTCGATCTGATGGTCTCGACCCTGGAGGCGGCCATCGGGCGGCTGCGCGAGCGGATCACGGCCACCGAGAAGGCCGATCCGGTGACGCAGGACCTGCTCATCTCCATCACCGCCGACCTGGAGAAGGAGCGGTGGATGTTCGCGGCGGAGAGCCAGGCGAACTGA
- a CDS encoding alpha/beta hydrolase, whose protein sequence is MPHVRAHVVDGSRGELAVREWEHPAPRFLALLAHGYGEHAGRYDGLAAVLTGHGAAVYAPDHLGHGRSAGERVLIEDFEDVVADVRRAAHLARAAHPGLPLVLVGHSMGGLIAARYAQLHREELAALILSGPVIGAWELPGRLLALPKIPDTPISPGALSRDPAVGAAYAADPLVWHGPMKRPTLQAFTRTLDAVAGGGAVAGLPVLWLHGDDDRLVPLPGSRPGVERLAGGDLTERIFPGARHEVFHETVRKEAFAEVTRFLDRVLTR, encoded by the coding sequence ATGCCCCACGTTCGCGCCCACGTCGTCGACGGCAGCCGCGGCGAACTCGCCGTCCGCGAGTGGGAGCACCCCGCGCCCCGCTTCCTCGCCCTGCTGGCGCACGGGTACGGCGAACACGCGGGCCGCTACGACGGGCTCGCCGCCGTCCTCACCGGGCACGGCGCCGCCGTGTACGCGCCCGACCACCTGGGGCACGGCCGCTCGGCCGGTGAGCGGGTGCTGATCGAGGACTTCGAGGACGTGGTCGCCGATGTGCGCCGCGCGGCCCATCTCGCCCGCGCCGCGCACCCGGGGCTGCCGCTGGTCCTGGTGGGCCACTCGATGGGCGGCCTGATCGCGGCCCGCTACGCGCAGCTGCACCGCGAGGAGTTGGCCGCGCTGATCCTGTCCGGGCCGGTGATCGGCGCCTGGGAGCTGCCGGGGCGGCTGCTGGCGCTGCCAAAGATCCCGGACACCCCGATCAGCCCGGGCGCGCTCTCCCGCGATCCGGCGGTGGGCGCCGCGTACGCCGCCGATCCGCTGGTCTGGCACGGGCCGATGAAGCGGCCCACCCTCCAGGCGTTCACGCGGACCCTGGACGCCGTGGCCGGGGGCGGCGCCGTGGCCGGGCTGCCGGTGCTGTGGCTGCACGGGGACGACGACCGGCTGGTGCCGCTGCCCGGGAGCCGGCCCGGCGTCGAACGGCTCGCCGGCGGCGATCTCACCGAGCGGATCTTCCCCGGGGCGCGGCACGAGGTGTTCCACGAGACGGTGCGTAAGGAGGCGTTCGCGGAGGTGACGCGGTTCCTGGACCGGGTGCTCACCCGTTGA
- a CDS encoding long-chain fatty acid--CoA ligase, translating into MATLSVAAILAENARRRPANIALVEGERRLTFGDAWQAALAQAGALTALGIRPGDRVALMAPNTTKFPLAYYAVAAAGGVVVPVHLLLSPGEIEHVLKDSGATLLLVHPAQAATGRAAADALGVRVITLGAEFDALAAEAEPPATYATRAADDPAVILYTSGTTGVPKGAVLSHFNLVMNATVCAFDANDVRPDDIALGALPLFHAFGQTVSLNSTWRAGATLVLLPRFDAARAIELMVKENINTFHGVPTMFVALAAAAADADVLPTLRVCISGGASLPVAVLERFEAAFGARIYEGYGLSETSPTATVNQPDFGTRAGTIGHPLWGVDAEIARAEVEGRIELLPPGELGEVVIRGHNVFSGYLGRPEATAEALVDGWFRTGDLGTKDEQGFLTIVDRKKDVIIRGGYNVYPREVEEVLVRHPGIAQVAVIGLPDELHGEEVCAIVVPAPDGDLDAGAVIEWSKEHLGRHKYPRRVEFAGELPLGPSMKVLKRELRTRYAG; encoded by the coding sequence ATGGCAACCCTGTCCGTCGCCGCCATCCTGGCCGAGAACGCCAGGCGCCGCCCGGCCAACATCGCACTCGTGGAAGGGGAGCGGCGGCTGACCTTCGGCGATGCGTGGCAGGCGGCGCTGGCCCAGGCGGGCGCGCTCACCGCCCTCGGCATACGGCCGGGCGACCGGGTCGCCCTCATGGCCCCGAACACCACGAAGTTCCCGCTCGCCTACTACGCCGTCGCCGCGGCGGGCGGTGTCGTCGTCCCCGTCCATCTGCTGCTGTCCCCGGGCGAGATCGAGCACGTCCTCAAGGACAGCGGCGCCACGCTGCTCCTCGTCCACCCGGCGCAGGCCGCCACGGGCCGGGCCGCGGCCGACGCCCTCGGCGTCCGCGTGATCACCCTGGGCGCGGAGTTCGACGCCCTCGCCGCCGAGGCCGAGCCGCCGGCCACGTACGCCACCCGGGCCGCCGACGACCCGGCCGTGATCCTCTACACCAGCGGCACCACCGGCGTCCCCAAGGGCGCCGTGCTCAGCCACTTCAACCTGGTGATGAACGCGACCGTCTGCGCCTTCGACGCCAACGACGTCCGCCCCGACGACATCGCCCTCGGCGCGCTGCCCCTCTTCCACGCGTTCGGGCAGACCGTCTCGCTCAACTCCACCTGGCGGGCGGGCGCCACGCTGGTGCTGCTGCCCCGGTTCGACGCGGCCCGCGCGATCGAGCTGATGGTGAAGGAGAACATCAACACCTTCCACGGCGTGCCCACCATGTTCGTCGCGCTCGCCGCGGCCGCCGCGGACGCCGACGTCCTGCCCACGCTGCGGGTCTGCATCTCCGGCGGCGCCTCGCTGCCCGTCGCCGTGCTGGAACGCTTCGAGGCCGCGTTCGGCGCGCGGATCTACGAGGGGTACGGGCTGTCGGAGACCTCGCCGACGGCCACCGTCAACCAGCCGGACTTCGGCACCAGGGCCGGCACCATCGGGCACCCGCTGTGGGGCGTCGACGCGGAGATCGCGCGCGCCGAGGTGGAGGGCCGGATCGAACTGCTGCCGCCCGGCGAGCTGGGCGAGGTCGTCATCCGCGGCCACAACGTCTTCTCCGGCTACCTCGGCCGCCCGGAGGCCACCGCCGAGGCCCTGGTCGACGGCTGGTTCCGCACCGGCGACCTCGGCACCAAGGACGAGCAGGGCTTCCTCACGATCGTCGACCGCAAGAAGGACGTCATCATCCGCGGCGGCTACAACGTCTACCCGCGCGAGGTCGAGGAGGTCCTGGTACGGCACCCCGGCATCGCCCAGGTCGCCGTCATCGGCCTGCCCGACGAACTGCACGGCGAGGAGGTCTGCGCGATCGTCGTCCCGGCACCGGACGGCGACCTCGACGCCGGCGCCGTCATCGAGTGGTCCAAGGAGCACCTGGGCCGCCACAAGTACCCGCGGCGCGTGGAGTTCGCCGGAGAACTGCCGCTCGGGCCGAGCATGAAGGTGCTCAAGCGGGAACTGCGGACGCGGTACGCGGGCTGA
- a CDS encoding SAM-dependent methyltransferase, whose protein sequence is MTGTEPITPYIDTTRPHPARVYDWFLGGKDNYPVDEELGRRIAAIDDGALRGARANRAFMRRATRALAEDGITQFLDIGTGIPTEPNLHQIAQSVTPDARVVYADNDPIVLAHAGALLRGTPEGVTEYIQADAREPGTILERAAAVLDLGRPVALSLIALLHFVADEDGPREMVATLMAALAPGSCLVLSMMTGDFEPENVAEGIAAYAAGGVTLVARSRDEVGAFFRGLQLLEPGVVPVAEWRPDQAPDGGRPVSLYGAVARKPAS, encoded by the coding sequence ATGACGGGGACCGAGCCGATCACGCCGTACATCGACACCACGCGGCCGCATCCGGCGCGGGTGTACGACTGGTTCCTCGGCGGCAAGGACAACTATCCCGTCGACGAGGAGCTGGGCCGCCGGATCGCGGCGATCGACGACGGTGCCCTGCGCGGGGCGCGCGCCAACCGGGCGTTCATGCGCCGGGCCACCCGGGCGCTGGCCGAGGACGGCATCACCCAGTTCCTGGACATCGGCACCGGCATCCCCACCGAGCCCAATCTGCACCAGATCGCCCAGTCGGTGACGCCGGACGCGCGGGTGGTCTACGCCGACAACGACCCGATCGTGCTGGCTCACGCGGGCGCGCTGCTGCGCGGTACCCCCGAGGGCGTGACGGAGTACATCCAGGCCGACGCCCGTGAGCCCGGGACCATCCTCGAACGGGCCGCCGCCGTACTGGACCTCGGCCGCCCGGTCGCCCTCTCGCTCATCGCCCTGCTGCACTTCGTCGCCGACGAGGACGGCCCCCGGGAGATGGTGGCCACGCTCATGGCGGCGCTGGCGCCCGGCAGTTGCCTGGTGCTGTCGATGATGACGGGCGACTTCGAACCGGAGAACGTGGCGGAGGGCATCGCCGCCTACGCGGCGGGCGGGGTGACCCTGGTCGCCCGCTCCCGGGACGAAGTGGGCGCCTTCTTCAGGGGACTTCAGCTGCTGGAGCCGGGTGTCGTACCGGTCGCCGAGTGGCGTCCCGACCAGGCCCCGGACGGCGGCCGGCCCGTCTCGCTGTACGGCGCGGTGGCCCGCAAGCCGGCGAGCTGA
- a CDS encoding sulfite exporter TauE/SafE family protein yields the protein MNMMTLWHLSGWEFAALALAALLVGFSKTAVSGANTISLAVFAAILPARASTGILLPLLIAGDVLAVLTYRRHAHWPTLWRLFPAVAAGVVIGTLFLMWADDGIVRTSIGAILLLMTGVTLWRRRRENADEDDAPDAVTTPTGRLRARSYGVLGGFTTMVANAGGPVMSMYLLSAGFRKLGFLGTSAFFFLIVNVSKVPFSAALGLIDTRSLLLDAALVLFVLPGALLGRWAVPRIDQRLFDRLVIAATVVGGLQLLLG from the coding sequence ATGAACATGATGACGCTCTGGCACCTGTCCGGCTGGGAGTTCGCCGCCCTCGCCCTCGCGGCCCTTCTCGTGGGCTTCTCCAAGACCGCGGTGAGCGGCGCCAACACGATCAGCCTCGCCGTCTTCGCGGCGATCCTGCCCGCCCGCGCCTCCACCGGAATCCTGCTGCCCCTCCTGATCGCCGGGGACGTGCTGGCCGTCCTCACCTACCGGCGGCACGCCCACTGGCCCACCCTGTGGCGGCTGTTCCCGGCCGTCGCGGCGGGCGTGGTGATCGGCACGCTGTTCCTGATGTGGGCCGACGACGGGATCGTACGGACCTCGATCGGCGCGATCCTGCTGCTGATGACCGGCGTCACCCTGTGGCGCCGGCGCCGGGAGAACGCGGACGAGGACGACGCCCCGGACGCGGTGACGACCCCCACCGGCCGGCTGAGGGCCCGCTCCTACGGCGTGCTCGGCGGATTCACCACGATGGTCGCCAACGCGGGCGGCCCCGTGATGTCCATGTACCTGCTCTCCGCCGGCTTCCGGAAACTGGGCTTCCTCGGCACCTCGGCCTTCTTCTTTCTCATCGTCAACGTCTCCAAGGTGCCCTTCAGCGCCGCCCTCGGCCTGATCGACACCCGCTCCCTGCTCCTCGACGCCGCGCTCGTGCTGTTCGTCCTCCCCGGCGCCCTCCTCGGCCGCTGGGCCGTGCCCCGGATCGACCAACGGCTCTTCGACCGGCTGGTGATCGCGGCGACGGTGGTGGGCGGCCTCCAACTGCTGCTGGGCTAG
- a CDS encoding tyrosine-type recombinase/integrase has translation MRLYDARHARLSWMANNGVPDTVVSAWAGHSDLGFTKRTYVHPDPQSLRAGSEKLAELLGRP, from the coding sequence GTGCGGTTGTACGACGCGCGGCACGCCCGCCTGTCGTGGATGGCCAACAACGGGGTGCCGGACACGGTGGTCTCCGCGTGGGCCGGTCACTCGGACCTCGGGTTCACGAAGCGGACCTACGTGCACCCCGACCCGCAGTCGCTCAGGGCGGGTTCGGAGAAGCTGGCCGAACTGCTCGGCCGACCTTGA
- a CDS encoding cobalt-precorrin-6A reductase, with the protein MPVPPPPPPRRHVLVLGGTAEARRLAAALAAHPAGIRVTTSLAGRTARPEAPAGEVRIGGFGGAEGLAQWLRAHRVDALVDATHPFAGSITANAARAAAATGVPMVVLRRPGWQPVPGDRWYDVPSLAAAAEALPGLGDRVFLTTGRLGLAAFAHLTGRHFLVRSVERPDPPLPPDTEILLARGPFTVAGERELLRAHRIDVLVTKDSGGEATAAKLTAARELGLPVVVVRRPALPEGVTAVPDGAAVLRRLGLGPAEAEGAGGTDGTGRL; encoded by the coding sequence ATGCCCGTACCGCCCCCGCCGCCCCCGCGACGCCACGTCCTCGTCCTGGGCGGCACCGCCGAGGCCCGCCGCCTCGCCGCCGCTCTGGCCGCGCACCCCGCCGGGATCCGGGTGACCACCTCCCTGGCCGGGCGCACCGCCCGGCCGGAAGCGCCGGCGGGGGAGGTACGGATCGGGGGCTTCGGCGGAGCCGAGGGGCTGGCGCAGTGGCTGCGGGCGCACCGGGTGGACGCGCTGGTCGACGCCACCCACCCGTTCGCCGGCTCGATCACGGCGAACGCGGCCCGCGCGGCGGCGGCCACCGGGGTCCCGATGGTCGTACTGCGCCGCCCCGGCTGGCAGCCCGTCCCGGGCGACCGCTGGTACGACGTCCCGTCCCTGGCCGCGGCCGCAGAGGCGTTGCCCGGCCTCGGCGACCGGGTGTTCCTCACCACCGGGCGCCTCGGCCTCGCCGCCTTCGCCCACCTGACCGGCCGGCACTTCCTGGTGCGCTCGGTGGAACGGCCCGACCCGCCGCTGCCCCCGGACACCGAAATCCTCCTCGCCCGCGGCCCGTTCACCGTCGCCGGCGAACGGGAACTGCTGCGGGCGCACCGCATCGACGTCCTGGTCACCAAGGACAGCGGCGGCGAGGCCACGGCGGCGAAACTCACGGCCGCCAGGGAACTCGGGCTCCCCGTGGTGGTCGTACGCCGGCCGGCGCTGCCGGAAGGGGTGACGGCGGTGCCCGACGGGGCGGCGGTGCTGCGTCGGCTGGGCCTCGGACCGGCGGAAGCCGAGGGAGCCGGGGGGACCGACGGAACCGGGCGGCTTTAG